From Macaca mulatta isolate MMU2019108-1 chromosome 3, T2T-MMU8v2.0, whole genome shotgun sequence, the proteins below share one genomic window:
- the BPGM gene encoding bisphosphoglycerate mutase isoform X1, which translates to MSKYKLIMLRHGEGAWNKENRFCSWVDQKLNSEGMEEARNCGKQLKALNFEFDLVFTSVLNRSIHTAWLILEELGQEWVPVESSWRLNERHYGALIGLNREQMALNHGEEQVRLWRRSYNITPPPIEESHPYYHEIYNDRRYKVCDVPLDQLPRSESLKDVLERLLPYWNERIAPEVLRGKTVLISAHGNSSRALLKHLEGISDEDIVNITLPTGVPILLELDENLRAVGPHQFLGDQEAIQAAIKKVEDQGKVKQAKK; encoded by the exons ATGTCCAAGTACAAACTTATTATGTTAAGACATGGAGAGGGTGCTTGGAATAAGGAGAACCGTTTTTGTAGCTGGGTGGATCAGAAACTCAACAGTGAAGGCATGGAGGAAGCTCGGAACTGTGGGAAGCAACTCAAAGCATTAAACTTTGAGTTTGATCTTGTATTCACATCTGTCCTTAATCGGTCCATTCACACAGCCTGGCTGATCCTAGAAGAGCTAGGGCAGGAATGGGTGCCCGTGGAAAGCTCCTGGCGTCTAAATGAGCGTCACTATGGGGCCTTGATCGGTCTCAACAGGGAGCAAATGGCTTTGAATCATGGTGAAGAACAAGTGAGGCTCTGGAGAAGAAGCTACAATATAACCCCGCCTCCCATTGAGGAGTCTCATCCTTACTACCACGAAATCTACAACGACCGGAGGTATAAAGTATGTGATGTGCCCTTGGATCAACTGCCACGGTCTGAAAGCTTAAAGGATGTTCTGGAAAGACTCCTTCCCTATTGGAATGAAAGGATTGCTCCTGAAGTCTTACGTGGCAAAACCGTTCTGATATCTGCTCATGGAAATAGCAGTAGGGCACTCCTAAAACACCTGGAAG GTATCTCAGATGAAGACATCGTCAACATTACTCTTCCTACTGGAGTCCCCATTCTTCTGGAACTGGATGAAAACCTGCGTGCTGTTGGGCCTCATCAGTTCCTGGGTGACCAAGAGGCGATCCAAGCAGCCATTAAGAAAGTAGAAGATCAAGGAAAAGTGAAACAAGCTAAAAAATAG
- the BPGM gene encoding bisphosphoglycerate mutase (The RefSeq protein has 1 substitution compared to this genomic sequence): protein MSKYKLIMLRHGEGAWNKENRFCSWVDQKLNSEGMEEARNCGKQLKALNFEFDLVFTSVLNRSIHTAWLILEELGQEWVPVESSWRLNERHYGALIGLNREQMALNHGEEQVRLWRRSYNITPPPIEESHPYYHEIYNDRRYKVCDVPLDQLPRSESLKDVLERLLPYWNERIAPEVLRGKTVLISAHGNSSRALLKHLEGISDEDIINITLPTGVPILLELDENLRAVGPHQFLGDQEAIQAAIKKVEDQGKVKQAKK from the exons ATGTCCAAGTACAAACTTATTATGTTAAGACATGGAGAGGGTGCTTGGAATAAGGAGAACCGTTTTTGTAGCTGGGTGGATCAGAAACTCAACAGTGAAGGCATGGAGGAAGCTCGGAACTGTGGGAAGCAACTCAAAGCATTAAACTTTGAGTTTGATCTTGTATTCACATCTGTCCTTAATCGGTCCATTCACACAGCCTGGCTGATCCTAGAAGAGCTAGGGCAGGAATGGGTGCCCGTGGAAAGCTCCTGGCGTCTAAATGAGCGTCACTATGGGGCCTTGATCGGTCTCAACAGGGAGCAAATGGCTTTGAATCATGGTGAAGAACAAGTGAGGCTCTGGAGAAGAAGCTACAATATAACCCCGCCTCCCATTGAGGAGTCTCATCCTTACTACCACGAAATCTACAACGACCGGAGGTATAAAGTATGTGATGTGCCCTTGGATCAACTGCCACGGTCTGAAAGCTTAAAGGATGTTCTGGAAAGACTCCTTCCCTATTGGAATGAAAGGATTGCTCCTGAAGTCTTACGTGGCAAAACCGTTCTGATATCTGCTCATGGAAATAGCAGTAGGGCACTCCTAAAACACCTGGAAG GTATCTCAGATGAAGACATCGTCAACATTACTCTTCCTACTGGAGTCCCCATTCTTCTGGAACTGGATGAAAACCTGCGTGCTGTTGGGCCTCATCAGTTCCTGGGTGACCAAGAGGCGATCCAAGCAGCCATTAAGAAAGTAGAAGATCAAGGAAAAGTGAAACAAGCTAAAAAATAG